A portion of the Callithrix jacchus isolate 240 chromosome 13, calJac240_pri, whole genome shotgun sequence genome contains these proteins:
- the MBOAT4 gene encoding membrane-bound ghrelin O-acyltransferase MBOAT4, protein MKWLRLFFLHPVSFYQGAAFPFALLFNYLCIMDSFSIRARYLFLLAGGGALAVAAMGPYAVLVFTPAVCTVALLCSLAPQQVHRWTFCFQMSWQTLCHLGLHYTEYYLHEPPSARFCITLSSLMLLTQRVTSLSLDICEGKAETASGIIRSRSSLSEHVCMALPYFSYLLFFPALLGGSLCSFQQFQARVQGSSSLYPRHSFWTLSWRGLQILGLECLNVAVSRVVGAGVGLTDCQQFECIYVMWTTAGLFKLTYYSHWILDDSLLYAAGFGSELGQSSGEEEYVSDADIWTLERTHRISVFARKWNQSTARWLRRLVFQNSRAWPLFQTFAFSAWWHGLHPGQVFGFLCWAVMVEADYLIHSFANGFIRSWPIRLFYRTLTWAHTQLIIAYIMLAVEVRSLSSLWLLCNSYNSVFPMVYCILLLLLVKRKHKCN, encoded by the exons ATGAAGTGGCTTCGGCTGTTCTTTCTCCATCCTGTATCATTTTATCAGGGGGCTGCATTTCCTTTTGCACTTCTGTTCAATTATCTCTGCATCATGGATTCATTCTCCATTCGTGCCAG GTATCTCTTTCTCCTGGCTGGAGGAGGCGCCCTGGCTGTGGCTGCCATGGGTCCCTATGCCGTGCTCGTCTTCACCCCTGCTGTCTGCACGGTGGCTCTCCTCTGTTCTCTGGCCCCGCAGCAAGTCCACAGGTGGACCTTCTGCTTTCAGATGAGTTGGCAGACCTTGTGTCACCTGGGTCTGCACTACACTGAGTATTACCTGCATGAGCCTCCTTCTGCGAG ATTCTGCAtcactctttcttctctcatGCTCTTGACCCAGAGGGTCACATCCCTCTCTCTGGACATTTGTGAGGGAAAAGCAGAGACAGCATCTGGAATCATCAGGAGCAGGAGCTCTTTGTCTGAGCATGTGTGTATGGCACTGCCCTATTTCAGCTACTTGCTCTTTTTCCCTGCTCTCCTGGGAGGCTCTTTATGCTCCTTCCAGCAATTTCAGGCTCGTGTTCAAGGGTCCAGTAGTTTGTATCCGAGGCACTCTTTCTGGACTCTGAGCTGGAGGGGTCTGCAGATTCTTGGACTAGAGTGCCTAAACGTGGCTGTGAGCAGGGTGGTGGGTGCCGGAGTGGGACTGACAGATTGCCAGCAATTCGAGTGCATCTATGTCATGTGGACCACAGCTGGGCTCTTTAAACTCACCTACTACTCCCACTGGATCCTGGACGACTCCCTCCTCTACGCAGCAGGCTTTGGGTCTGAGCTTGGTCAGAGCTCTGGAGAGGAGGAATATGTCTCTGATGCAGACATCTGGACCCTGGAAAGAACCCACAGGATATCCGTGTTTGCAAGAAAGTGGAACCAAAGCACAGCTCGATGGCTCCGACGACTTGTATTCCAGAACAGCAGGGCTTGGCCATTGTTTCAGACATTTGCCTTCTCTGCCTGGTGGCATGGACTCCATCCGGGACAGGTGTTTGGTTTCCTTTGCTGGGCTGTGATGGTGGAAGCTGACTACCTGATTCACTCCTTTGCCAATGGGTTTATCAGATCCTGGCCGATAAGGCTGTTCTATAGAACCCTCACCTGGGCCCACACCCAGTTGATCATTGCCTACATCATGCTGGCTGTGGAGGTCAGGAGCCTTTCCTCTCTCTGGTTGCTCTGTAATTCTTACAACAGTGTCTTTCCCATGGTGTACTGTATTCTGCTTTTGTTATTGGTGAAGAGAAAGCACAAATGTAACTGA